A single region of the Branchiostoma lanceolatum isolate klBraLanc5 chromosome 1, klBraLanc5.hap2, whole genome shotgun sequence genome encodes:
- the LOC136427794 gene encoding glutamate receptor 1-like yields MDLFSWISTELGFKYDSYEVQDGHYGIYNSTSGKWNGVIGDVVYGKADIAVAHLSITSERQKAGEFTLPFYDNGMTFAMKKTASRTSNTWGFISPFQPELWATILLTALAVGLFQGVANLVSKNIDNEGDASEDKDEDKEMGFWEAVWQSFVALVQLGPEFLPRSLPGRISAFFWGIGILVAISTYTANLAAFLTVKNVGYSISSAEDLLRQKEISYGTVRAYATWESFKTSTTEPYHSLGVTMKANEESVIVENLQEGLDKVRQGKYALFADSAELDYHASRQPCDLQTIGRVFWQTGYGMLLPKNSKYTVEFNKAIVAAKERGVFDAFDAKWIKSHECSGTDQTVLKSSVIELQDMLGVFVLVYGGMALALIVLVGEFIYTCAQDVKKADPHKPVTVMEAVKTRLKRIFSRRKRSGVKNEVKPSNIYPNRAFIVDLEQIQD; encoded by the exons AAAGCAGACATCGCAGTTGCCCATTTGTCCATCACGTCTGAAAGACAGAAAGCTGGGGAGTTTACGCTCCCATTCTACGACAACGGAATGACGTTTGCCATGAAAAAAACAGCATCAAG GACTTCGAATACCTGGGGCTTCATCAGCCCATTCCAGCCAGAACTATGGGCCACCATATTGTTGACGGCACTGGCGGTGGGACTCTTTCAAGGCGTGGCCAATTTAGTATCAAAGAACAT AGACAACGAAGGTGATGCATCTGAAGACAAAGATGAAGACAAAGAGATGGGTTTCTGGGAAGCTGTGTGGCAGTCATTTGTGGCTCTGGTTCAGCTGGGTCCGGAGTTCCTGCCAAGGTCATTACCAG GTCGTATTTCTGCATTCTTCTGGGGAATTGGCATCCTTGTGGCCATCTCAACTTACACGGCCAACCTGGCAGCTTTCCTGACCGTCAAGAACGTGGGCTACTCTATTAGCTCTGCCGAGGACCTCCTTAGACAG AAGGAAATCTCATACGGTACAGTAAGAGCTTATGCGACATGGGAGTCCTTCAAGACCAGCACTACTGAACCGTACCACTCACTTGGAGTTACTATGAAGGCCAATGAAGAGTCAGTTATTGTGGAGAACCTACAGGAGGGTCTGGACAAGGTGCGTCAGGGCAAATATGCGCTGTTTGCGGACAGTGCTGAACTGGACTACCAC GCTAGCCGTCAGCCATGTGATCTACAGACAATCGGACGGGTGTTCTGGCAGACAGGGTACGGGATGCTCCTGCCTAAGAACTCCAAATACACCGTGGAGTTCAACAAGGCCATTGTGGCTGCAAAAGAACGAGGTGTATTTGACGCATTTGACGCCAAGTG GATCAAAAGCCACGAGTGTTCCGGTACAGACCAGACTGTGCTGAAATCCTCTGTGATCGAACTACAGGACATGTTGGGTGTGTTCGTGCTGGTGTATGGAGGCATGGCGTTGGCTCTCATCGTGCTGGTTGGTGAATTCATCTACACATGCGCACAAGACGTGAAGAAAGCGGATCCCCAT AAACCTGTGACAGTCATGGAGGCGGTGAAGACACGTCTAAAGAGAATCTTCTCTCGACGGAAGAGGAGCGGCGTCAAGAATGAAGTCAAACCGTCAAACATCTACCCGAACCGAGCCTTCATCGTTGATCTTGAGCAGATTCAAGATTGA